The Onthophagus taurus isolate NC chromosome 2, IU_Otau_3.0, whole genome shotgun sequence genome includes a window with the following:
- the LOC111427602 gene encoding beta-1,4-galactosyltransferase 7, whose amino-acid sequence MRRKMLLRTQTTGLLVGLVVFMFLVTVFLSFLLLNKDLKCINPTYNPSLKQISESCDINYDQEHTLAVLVPYRDRFEELLEFAPYIHDFLNRQRIKHDIFILNQVDKYRFNRASLINVGFLYTKSTHDYVAMHDVDLLPLNDQLSYAYPLNGPFHVSAPYLHPKYNYTDFVGGILLLTREHFELVNGMSNKYWGWGLEDDEFFVRLKEVKLTVSRPKNITTDRTNSFRHIHAKSRRRDTVKCFNQREVTRRRDRETGVNNVKYTIVSEKSVSIEGAPVNVVSIQLSCDKNVTPWCDCSKK is encoded by the exons ATGAGacgaaaaatgttgttaagaacCCAAACGACGGGTTTACTCGTCGGTTTGGtggtttttatgtttttagtgacagtttttttaagttttttattgttaaacaaAG atttaaagtGCATAAACCCGACTTATAACCCATCATTAAAGCAAATTAGTGAATCCTGCGATATAAATTATGATCAAGAGCATACGTTAGCTGTATTAGTGCCATATAGGGATCGTTTTGAAGAACTCCTTGAATTTGCTCCGTAcattcacgattttttaaatcgccAAAGAATTAAACacgacatttttattttaaatcaagtaGACAAATACCGATTTAATCGAGCCTCATTAATCAACGTTGGTTTTCTTTACACTAAATCCACCCATGATTATGTAGCAATGCATGATGTCGATTTACTCCCATTAAACGACCAATTATCCTATGCATATCCCTTGAATGGACCTTTTCACGTTTCTGCTCCATATTTACATCCTAAATATAATTATACAGACTTTGTTGGtggaattttattattaacaagaGAACATTTTGAGTTAGTTAATGGCATGTCAAATAAATATTGGGGTTGGGGATTGGAAGACGACGAGTTTTTTGTGAGACTAAAAGAAGTAAAATTAACAGTTTCAAGACCAAAAAACATAACGACCGATAGAACAAATAGTTTTCGACATATTCATGCAAAATCGAGGCGAAGAGACACAGTgaaatgttttaatcaaaGGGAAGTAACGAGGAGGAGAGATCGCGAAACTGGTGTgaataatgttaaatataCGATTGTAAGTGAGAAGAGTGTAAGTATTGAAGGGGCGCCGGTTAATGTTGTTAGTATTCAGTTGAGttgtgataaaaatgttactccTTG
- the LOC111427600 gene encoding interferon-related developmental regulator 2: protein MPNNRRRKGKSDREARTNGSVQTSDDDSFNDNASVTSNISEVRSTDDGNDEMDEVNQQEAFEEKLSEAIDGFTQKSAQGRCNCFELTSKALVKKYMPGYIVDRRVTICDAVEKSLKRGRGAEQTAAARLATLLCVQLGALDECEEVCKMLKPILLQTVNDKSILPSTRSECCIALSLMAFLAGGEMGDVLHLMQQFESIFAGSYLKGDGTVANVTAEIGLLHSAALSAWTLLCTLMTAGDINSMMGSGVNFSPSISQLSEMLQSPHLEVRMSAGEALATVFEIGSEFSEEFGDDYKPDLIEALHHLATDSHKYRAKKDRKQQRASFRDVLRYIENRTVPDVQIKFGQECLVLDTWARRKHYDALCNVLGSGFNLHLAKNELLRDIFQLGQKILISDISINRQSKLERHLVNAAAFKARTISRGKNRDKRSDF, encoded by the exons ATGCCCAATAATAGGAGACGTAAAGGAAAGTCTG aCCGAGAAGCTCGTACTAACGGTTCTGTACAAACTTCTGATGATGATTCCTTCAATGATAACGCAAGTGTAACATCGAATATCTCAGAAGTGCGAAGTACCGATGACGGTAATGATGAAATGGATGAAGTTAATCAACAGGAAGCGTTCGAAGAGAAACTTTCGGAAGCGATAGACGGTTTCACGCAAAAATCTGCACAAGGAAGATGTAATTGTTTCGAATTAACATCCAAAGCTTTGGTTAAAAAGTATATGCCAGGTTATATCGTTGATAGACGTGTAACGATATGCGATGCAGttgaaaaatctttaaaacgTGGTCGAGGAGCCGAACAAACCGCCGCAGCTCGTTTGGCAACGTTATTATGCGTCCAATTGGGAGCTTTGGATGAATGTGAAGAAGTttgtaaaatgttaaaaccgattttattacaaactgTTAATGATAAATCGATTTTACCAAGTACAAGAAGTGAA tgttgtaTAGCTTTAAGTTTGATGGCTTTCCTCGCTGGCGGGGAAATGGGTGATGTACTTCATTTGATGCAACAGTTTGAAAGCATTTTCGCTGGAAGTTATTTAAAAGGGGACGGAACTGTAGCAAATGTAACTGCAGAAATTGGTTTATTGCATAGTGCTGCTTTAAGTGCTTGGACTTTGTTGTGTACTTTAATGACAGCGGGGGATATTAATTCGATGATGGGGAGTGGAGTTAACTTTTCACC atCAATAAGTCAACTTTCTGAAATGTTACAATCACCTCATTTAGAAGTTCGAATGTCGGCTGGTGAAGCTTTAGCGACCGTATTTGAAATAGGTTCCGAATTTTCAGAAGAATTTGGAGACGATTACAAACCAGATTTAATTGAAGCTTTACACCATTTGGCGACGGATTCGCATAAATATCGTGCTAAAAAAGATCGAAAACAACAGCGCGCTTCGTTTAGAGATGTTTTACggtatattgag aatcggACTGTACCTgatgttcaaattaaatttggtCAAGAATGCTTAGTATTAGACACGTGGGCGCGTAGGAAACACTATGATGCGCTTTGTAATGTTTTGGGATCCGGGTTTAACTTGCATTTAGCGAAAAATGAATTGTTGAGGGACATTTTTCAACTTGGACAGAAAATATTGATTAGTGACATATCGATTAATCGGCAATCAAAGTTGGAAAGG CACTTGGTGAATGCAGCAGCTTTCAAAGCCCGAACGATATCTAGGGGTAAAAATAGGGATAAACGGTCAGACTTTTAg